The proteins below come from a single Rosa rugosa chromosome 2, drRosRugo1.1, whole genome shotgun sequence genomic window:
- the LOC133731402 gene encoding disease resistance RPP13-like protein 4, whose amino-acid sequence MSRRTLVTTSFKTPYVSLDLLSYLKSGQVTPFQVFNDVIMPDFKDHISKGNNSPNNAAARGILEEIEKDLDPIGKACERFQKWEVEVSSAIKKLAYQSLDDAFRERTEALENTNRAKFLRDKLEKTRSLVSRLKESVCSASIKMSDETSKDSDTPQTGEELQPPKEIDIVKVRREIEEIYKGLEGKRRPCLLCFSMFPEDAVIKKKVLIHWWVGEGFIDTSATGESQETVEEIGNKFFKEFLEKGIIEPFYKRSRPSADSCKMQPSIRDAVIELARTENFFDFDRNGNPTEDFSCSERACLVRTIEGSNVRELPLLSSQENVQSLINVNEHDLYFRPNWFSKMKSVKVLQLGRWHSDKHLIEVEDCEFLKGLKNMRELRYLSLRGVSRITELPASICKARNLRILNLNGCCDLEKLPRGIGSLKKLTHLDMYECYLISGMPKGLSLLSNLQVLKGFVISKRSGSQDCKLDDLSKLENLRKLSIHIDRNQAKTAERELNSLAKFKKLQSLSISWSRIYDKPATHSLQTLQRIVTKKLTRAKRITKLPSMFMAPEKLPSMSMAPEKLPSIPESPLHLEKLDLHYFPHSTMPDWLKPTLLGKLKKLYIRGGSLSDLCHNGINCTWTVQMVRLKFLDELEMDWEKLRGLFPKLCYLEVVKCRKLDFKQCDVNGVWKEED is encoded by the coding sequence AAGACCACATATCCAAGGGAAACAACAGCCCCAACAATGCAGCAGCACGTGGGATACTTGAGGAAATCGAGAAAGATCTGGATCCCATTGGTAAGGCCTGTGAAAGGTTCCAGAAATGGGAAGTTGAGGTCAGCAGTGCTATCAAAAAATTAGCTTACCAAAGCCTGGATGATGCATTCAGAGAAAGAACAGAGGCACTGGAAAATACCAACAGAGCCAAATTTCTTCGGGACAAGCTTGAGAAAACCCGCAGCCTTGTCTCCAGGTTGAAGGAATCTGTTTGTTCAGCTTCAATCAAGATGAGTGATGAGACCTCAAAAGACTCAGATACTCCCCAGACCGGTGAGGAATTACAGCCTCCGAAGGAGATCGATATAGTGAAGGTACGAAGAGAAATTGAGGAAATCTACAAAGGTCTAGAAGGCAAACGGAGGCCCTGCTTGCTCTGTTTCTCAATGTTCCCTGAAGATGCTGTCATCAAGAAGAAGGTTTTAATCCATTGGTGGGTTGGAGAGGGGTTCATAGACACTTCGGCCACAGGAGAGAGTCAAGAGACTGTTGAGGAGATAGGGAATAAATTCTTCAAAGAATTTTTGGAGAAGGGCATTATTGAGCCCTTCTACAAAAGGAGCAGGCCTAGTGCAGACAGCTGCAAGATGCAGCCTTCAATCCGTGATGCTGTGATTGAGCTTGCAAGGACAGAAAACTTCTTCGATTTCGATAGAAATGGAAACCCAACTGAAGATTTCTCTTGCTCTGAGAGGGCATGCCTGGTAAGAACCATAGAAGGATCCAATGTCCGTGAATTGCCACTCCTTTCAAGTCAGGAGAATGTTCAAAGTCTGATCAATGTCAATGAGCATGATCTTTATTTTAGACCAAACTGGTTCTCAAAGATGAAAAGCGTCAAAGTTTTGCAGCTCGGGAGATGGCATTCAGACAAGCATCTCATCGAAGTAGAGGACTGTGAATTCCTGAAAGGCTTGAAGAATATGAGAGAGCTCCGGTACTTAAGCCTCCGAGGAGTCTCTAGAATCACAGAGCTTCCTGCTTCAATTTGCAAAGCCCGCAATCTAAGAATCCTGAACCTGAATGGATGTTGTGATTTGGAGAAACTCCCTCGTGGGATAGGCTCACTCAAGAAACTGACACACCTAGATATGTATGAGTGCTACCTGATAAGCGGCATGCCCAAAGGACTTTCTTTGCTCTCCAACCTCCAAGTGCTCAAAGGGTTTGTGATTAGTAAAAGGTCGGGAAGCCAAGACTGTAAGCTAGATGACttgtcaaaattggaaaatcttCGGAAGCTGAGTATCCACATAGACAGAAATCAAGCTAAAACAGCAGAAAGAGAGCTGAATTCTTTGGCAAAGTTCAAAAAGCTCCAGTCACTTTCTATATCATGGTCACGAATATATGACAAGCCTGCAACTCATTCTCTCCAAACTCTCCAGAGGATTGTCACCAAGAAGCTAACCAGAGCGAAAAGAATAACAAAACTGCCTTCAATGTTCATGGCTCCAGAAAAACTTCCTTCAATGTCAATGGCTCCAGAAAAACTGCCTTCAATTCCAGAGTCTCCACTTCATTTGGAGAAACTTGACCTCCATTACTTCCCTCATTCTACGATGCCAGATTGGTTGAAGCCAACGCTCCTCGGTAAGCTAAAGAAGCTCTATATCAGAGGAGGAAGCCTCTCAGATCTTTGTCACAATGGCATCAATTGTACTTGGACTGTCCAAATGGTGCGCTTGAAGTTCTTGGATGAATTGGAAATGGATTGGGAAAAACTGCGAGGCTTGTTTCCGAAACTGTGTTACTTGGAGGTAGTCAAATGTCGTAAACTCGATTTCAAACAATGTGATGTCAATGGAGTGTGGAAAGAGGAAGACTAG